A stretch of the Rhizomicrobium sp. genome encodes the following:
- a CDS encoding pyridoxal phosphate-dependent aminotransferase, with the protein MSQAGALPKGFLAESLNRIQPSPTIAATQKARDLKAAGRDVIGLAAGEPDHDTPENIKEAAIAAIRRGETKYTAVEGIPELRAAVAAKFKRENNLDYKVSQTFVSPGGKAIVYNALLATLNPGDEVICIAPYWVSYPDIVLLGGGTPVIVEAKLEDGFRLTPDALEAAITPRTKWLIFNQPGNPSGACYTRAQLKALTDVLLRHPQVWVLTDDMYEHLVYGGFKFSTIAEVEPGLYDRTLTMNGVSKAYSMTGWRIGYCAGPEPLIKAMAKLQSQSASNPASISQWASVEALNGPQDFIPKFQKIFEGRRDLVVSMLNQANGIECPTPEGAFYVYPSVRKLIGKATPGGKTIASDADFANELLESEGVAVVHGAAFGLSPFFRISYATSTQALEEACRRIQRFCGNLR; encoded by the coding sequence ATGTCGCAAGCTGGCGCCCTGCCCAAAGGCTTCCTCGCCGAATCGCTCAACCGCATCCAGCCCTCGCCGACCATCGCGGCGACCCAGAAGGCACGCGACCTCAAGGCCGCCGGCCGCGATGTCATCGGCCTCGCCGCCGGCGAGCCCGACCACGACACGCCGGAGAACATCAAGGAGGCTGCGATCGCCGCGATCCGCCGCGGCGAGACCAAATACACCGCCGTCGAAGGCATCCCGGAGCTGCGCGCCGCCGTCGCCGCGAAGTTCAAGCGCGAGAACAATCTCGACTACAAGGTCTCGCAGACCTTCGTCTCGCCGGGCGGCAAGGCCATCGTCTACAACGCGCTGCTCGCGACGCTGAATCCCGGCGACGAGGTGATCTGCATCGCGCCTTATTGGGTGAGCTATCCCGACATCGTCCTTCTGGGCGGCGGCACGCCGGTGATCGTCGAGGCGAAGCTCGAGGACGGCTTCCGCCTGACGCCGGACGCGCTCGAAGCCGCGATCACGCCCAGGACCAAGTGGCTGATCTTCAACCAGCCCGGCAATCCGTCCGGTGCCTGCTATACGCGCGCGCAACTCAAGGCGTTGACCGACGTGCTGCTCCGTCATCCGCAAGTGTGGGTGCTGACCGACGACATGTACGAGCATCTCGTCTATGGCGGCTTCAAGTTCTCGACCATCGCGGAGGTCGAGCCCGGGCTCTACGACCGCACGCTGACGATGAACGGGGTGTCCAAGGCCTATTCGATGACCGGCTGGCGCATCGGTTATTGCGCCGGGCCGGAGCCGCTGATCAAGGCCATGGCCAAGCTGCAGTCGCAATCGGCGTCGAACCCCGCCTCGATCTCGCAATGGGCGAGCGTGGAGGCGCTGAACGGGCCGCAGGATTTCATCCCGAAATTCCAGAAGATCTTCGAAGGCCGCCGCGACCTCGTGGTTTCGATGCTGAACCAGGCGAACGGCATCGAGTGCCCGACGCCGGAAGGCGCGTTCTACGTCTATCCTTCGGTGCGCAAGCTGATCGGCAAGGCGACGCCGGGCGGCAAGACCATCGCGAGCGACGCGGATTTCGCCAACGAGCTGCTGGAAAGCGAAGGCGTCGCGGTGGTGCACGGCGCCGCGTTCGGCCTGTCGCCCTTCTTCCGCATCTCCTACGCGACGTCGACGCAGGCCTTGGAAGAGGCATGCCGGCGCATCCAGCGCTTCTGCGGGAATTTGCGATAA